The following nucleotide sequence is from Chromobacterium rhizoryzae.
GGCCGGCCCGGCCGACGCTTTTCGCATCGCCGCGCAACTGGGCGCGCCGTTCCGGCCGCATTACATCGCGCCGGCGGCCGGCGTGCCCACCTCGCTGGGTCTGAGCCTTGAAGGCGCGACGCCCTTGCCGGAAGCGCTGCCGGACGAGGCGCTGGTGGTGATCAGCGGCGCCGCGCATTCGATCGAGGCCTATGCGCGGCCGGAGGCGCGCGAGATCGTGCGCTGGCTGCGCCGCCGGGTGGACCCCGGCCGCCAGCGCGTGGCCAGCATTTGCTCAGGCAGCCTGCTGGCGGCGGAAGCCGGCCTGCTGGACGGCCGCCAGTGCACCACTCACCACACCCTGCTGCAGCGTTTGCAGCAACTGGCGCCGCAGGCCAGGGTGCAGCAGAACCGCGTCTTCGTGCAGGACGGGCCCATCAGCAGCAGCGCCGGCATCACCGCGGGGGTGGACTTGGCGCTGCAGCTGATCGCGCAGCTGGCCGGCCCGGCGCTGGCGCGGGACGTGGCGCGCCACATGGTGGTGTATTTCCGCCGTTCCGCCGGGGATCCGGAGTTGTCGCCGTGGCTGACGCACCGCAACCATTTGCACCCGGCGGTGCACAAGGCGCAGGACCTGATCGCCGCCGATCCGGCGCGCGGCTGGCGGGTGGAGGACTTGGCCGGCCAGGTGCACGTCAGCGCCAGGCATTTGTCGCGCTTGTTCCGCGAGCACGCCGGCGTGTCGGTGCACGACTATCACACCGGGCTGCGCCTGGCGCTGGCCAGCCAGTGGCGCGGCGCCGGCCTGTCCAAGGAGAAGGCCGCGCTGGCGGCCGGATTTTCCTCGGCGCGGCAATTGAACCGGGCCGACGCCGGCGGCCATTGATGCGGGCGGGATTTTGTTTTTATTCAAGTTTTGCATAGGAATGCCGATGTTGCGGTTGACGTTCGCTTAGATCGCTTCATAATTCGAGCAATATCCAACGGTATTTGCCATGAAAACGATTCCCAGTGTTGCCTGCTTCCTGTCCGTCTTGCTGGGCTTGTCCGCCTGCGCCACCGCCGAGCGTCCGCCGCTGGCTGCCGAGGCGCCGCGCGCCGCGGCGGGGATGACGCCGAGCGGCGTCGGTTTCGTCGGTCCTGGCATTGAAACCGAAGCGCCCAAGGTGGTGGTCAAGGAAGTGAATCCCTATCAGCCCATTGTGGTGCGGGTGGTGGGCAGCGGCGCGGCGCCGTACACCTCCAGCCTGACACCGTCGCAGCGCAAGCTGCTGGCCTTGCGCGCCGCCCGGCTGGACGCTTTCCGCGCCATCGCGGAACAGGTGCAGGGCATGAAGCTGGTGGGCAACAGCTCGGTGTCGAACATGATCGCCAACAGCGATAGCTTCCGCACCTATGTGGACGCCTATCTGCGCGGGGTCAACATCGTGTCCAACAGCATGAAGCCGGACGGCACCAGCGAGGCGGTGGCCGAGATCACGCTGGATCAGGACTTCTACAAGCAGTTCCGCCAGGCGCTGGACAAGACCGGCAGCGTGATGAAGGCTTCGCAGGAAAACGCCACGTCCGGCCTGCA
It contains:
- a CDS encoding GlxA family transcriptional regulator; this encodes MALDIFFVLPPNLLLVDLAGPADAFRIAAQLGAPFRPHYIAPAAGVPTSLGLSLEGATPLPEALPDEALVVISGAAHSIEAYARPEAREIVRWLRRRVDPGRQRVASICSGSLLAAEAGLLDGRQCTTHHTLLQRLQQLAPQARVQQNRVFVQDGPISSSAGITAGVDLALQLIAQLAGPALARDVARHMVVYFRRSAGDPELSPWLTHRNHLHPAVHKAQDLIAADPARGWRVEDLAGQVHVSARHLSRLFREHAGVSVHDYHTGLRLALASQWRGAGLSKEKAALAAGFSSARQLNRADAGGH
- a CDS encoding LPP20 family lipoprotein yields the protein MKTIPSVACFLSVLLGLSACATAERPPLAAEAPRAAAGMTPSGVGFVGPGIETEAPKVVVKEVNPYQPIVVRVVGSGAAPYTSSLTPSQRKLLALRAARLDAFRAIAEQVQGMKLVGNSSVSNMIANSDSFRTYVDAYLRGVNIVSNSMKPDGTSEAVAEITLDQDFYKQFRQALDKTGSVMKASQENATSGLQCAEGNCGAARYNSNYYMAQ